TAACGCGCTCGAGGACACCGTTGAAGCCGGTGACGAGTTGGATCAGAGCTGGTCGCAAAGTGGCGCCAAGTGCGCTGCTCAGGTTGAACATACGGTTTTGGGACATCTCCCATCGGGCTGACAACTGGTCCGCACGGATGTCGCCTTCACGCTGCATCGAGCCATCGCGCTTCGGTGCGTTATCTGCGCCGTTGACCAGGTCAAGCTGCCGGCGATACTCCTCGATGTTGGACGCGAGTTTAGCGGCGTCATCGCCATACTCTTTGCCAAACAGCTGGGTCATCACACCGAGCTGCTGATTTTTCGGCAGCTTGTTCACTGCCTCGAGCACTTTCTGAATGGTGCCCGTGGCGTCCTTGCTCATGCCGTCCTGGACCGCTTTCGCCTCTAAACCGATCGATTTCAGGCCTGTGACAAATCGCTTTGGCTGCTGGGTAGCGATAGCCAATTCACGAATCATCGCGTTCGTAGCGGTGGCAGCGATTTCTGATGAAGCCCCGAGTGTCAGGAATGTCGAGCCCAACGCAGCGGCGTCTTTAAACGACATTCCCACCGACGCGGTAATGCCTGCCGTGCGCTGCATGACGTCGATGATGTCGCCGCCTTTCGACATCGCATTGTCGTCAAGGTAGTTGATCGCGTCCCCGAGCTGGCTCACGTTTTTGATTGGCAATTTATAGAGGTTAGCGATGCGCGCCAGGCTTTCACCGACCTGATCTGCCGGCAGTTCAAACGCGGTCGCTGCTGTTGCAGCGACGCGCGCAAATTCCAGCAAGTCATCTTTACCCTGGATGCCCATTCGCGCGCCGCCTTCTACCAGGGCGGCGATGTCGGTAGTCGCCATCGGGATTGTTTCGGACATCTTTTTGATCGCGTCTCCCATTTCGTAATACGTTTGGGTGAGTTGACCGTTATCGTCGCGGGCGCCGGCGACCTGCTTCGCTACGCCTGCCATCGCATCTTCGAAGCGCGAGTAGTTCTTGATCATCCCGAGGATGGGCATGCCTGTCGCCGCACCAACTGCTCCCGCACTTGCGCCGGCGACGGCGGCATTGCCAGCGAGCTCTCTGCCCTTGGAATAATTTCGCTGTGCTTTAGAGACCCGTTCCTGCTGTTTGGCAAGGGCGGCGAGACGTTCTCGCTGAGTTTGGATGGCTTTGTTCGCAGCCTCGATCTCGGTTTTCAAGCGGCGCTCAGTGCTGCCGAGATTGCGGGTGTCCACACCGGTGGATTTCATGAGGGGTATCAGGCGCTGCAGCTCCGATCGCTGCGCTGTGTGTTTGTTTGTCAGCTTTTCCACCGAGGCGGAGGCATTAACGAACGCTTTCTGAAAGGCTGCTGTCGGGGCGTCCATCTTTTGCAGCTGCTCACGCAGGCCGCGCAACTTGTCTTGCGCCTTTGCCAGTTCCTCCGAGGACTGGCGGACGGCTTCGCGCTGGCGGGTGTAGCTGGAAATATTGGACTGCTGGGCGTTGAGCTCCTTTAGCTGATCCCGCGCCTCCTTCAAGGCGCGAGACGTCGCAGTGCTCCCAGCGCTGATCTGCTTGAGGGGCGCGGTGACCTTGTCGATCGCCGACAGCATAAATTCCAGCCGCAGCTTGTCAGTCATCTTTCGCCCCACTTCGCTTGCGAGCGCGTTCGCGCCATTCCATCAGTTCGGTCAGGGGGAGCGGATCCATCTCCACGGGCCCCCAGTGAAAAATCACGGCGATGTCCGCCATGGCGTCATCTACGCAGCGAGGGATGCATCCACCTTCGCCGACTTCGGCAGCAAAAAACCTGCGACCTCGGTAGCCATCTGCACCAGATCTGCCGGATCCATCAGACCGATGTCGTGATCGGTCAGGGTCGGTGTAGTGATTCGGGGCAATACCTTGCGCAACGCGAGCACGTCCATCTGCAGCAGATCGGTCAGCGAAACGCCGCGCAATTCACCGGAGACGGGTTTGCGAAGTGTCACCTCGGTGATTTCGGTCGAGCCTCGGATAATCGGTGTGTCGAGGGTGATGACAGGGCGATTCGGATTCTTTACAACTGGCGCTTCTGCAGCTTCGTTCTTTTGGGCGGTGCTCATGTCGAATTCCTTTAGTAGATAGGGGCCGGCCGAGCCGGCTGGGAGGGCCTGGCTTACAGGCCGATCGCTTTACGGTGTTCTGCCAGCATGTCTTTGCCGTTGACCTTGAAAATGAAGTTGAGCAAGTCGATCTCGATCTCTTCATTGCCATCGATAGTCAGCTTGTAATAGCTGCAGGTGGTGGTGAACTTGTGCTCGGTGTCTTCGCCGCTTTCCGAGTCACCCATGTCGATCTCTTCGTGCCGGCCGCGCACAACCACCTCGACAGCCGAAACCTCGCCGGTGTCGTCGCGCTGGATCGATCCGGCCCAGCGCAGCATCACGCCGCTGGCCGATACCGCGCCGTATTGACGCAGTGCCGTCAGATCCCAGCCACCGAGGGTCCATTCGAGCTGGATCCCGTCGTCGCCATGACCCAGGTCGACCTTTACCGCACCGTCCATGCCGCCCCCCCGGAAGGCTTCAAGCTTGCGGGCAAGCTTGGGCAGGGTGACGCTCTTGCATTCGCCGACGTAGCTGACGCCGTCGTTGTACAAATTCATGTTCTTGAGCTTTTTGGGCAGAGCCATATGGGCGCTCTCCTTAAGGCGCGGTCATCGCCGCGCGGATGAATGGATATCAGGCGTTGACGCGGCTGGCGAAGTCGACCAGGTAACGGTCGGTGATGCGCTGGCGGAGCCCCAGATTCTCCAGAGGCGGCACTGGCGTGTAGTCGTAATCGAGATACAGCTTGCCGGCCTTGAGTGTGTCCTTGTCGTTGGCGGCTTCGTCGTACCAGCACTCGCCACCGATCAGGTAGCCAAGGCGTACCAGCTCCCGGAATTTGGCATTGATACCCTCAACAATGTCGCGCACCAGGCTCGGGTGCATCGGCTTGTCGATCGCCCAGAATTGCCCCTCTGCCATGGTGTCAGCCAGCACCTGGGCGGTACGGGTGTAGTTTTCAAAGGCGAACAATGGGTCGCCGCTGCAGGTGCGCGAGCCCCAGAAGCGGAAACCGTCGCGTCGAATCAGCGTGGTGACGTCCGCCGCGTTCAGCAGACCTGCATCGGTGGCGGGATTCTGCAGATCCCAGTAGATATCGCGGCTCAGTCCAGACACGCCATTGACGGCTACGTTGGAAAGAGTCTTGTGCCAGCCGACCTGCTCATCGAGCTTGGCTCGAAGACCCAAGGCGCGGGCGATCGCCGATGCCGGCGCATCGGCACTCAGGGTGGTGTCCCAGTTCACGAAGTCCGGCCAGATGGTCATCAATTCGCGTGCCCCGAAGTTTTCTCGGTAGGCAATGACATCAGAGACGGTGTCGCAATCCCAAGCGCTGGCATATGCGAAGCCACGCAACTTCTGTGCGGTGAGCACCAGTTCAGTCGCCACCGGCAAAGAGTCGAGGCCTGGGACGCCGAGGATGCGCGGTCGCACGCCGAGCTGCGCTTCTGCAGCCAGCAGGGCTTTCATACCCGTGTACTGGCCACCGGCGGTTACACCACCAATCACGTTGGTAGTGGTCTGAGCCGCGTCCTGCCCTTCGGCAACACGAACGACGACGGTAACCGGGCTGGCCTGGTCAGCGATGGCGTCGAGACTTTTTGCGAGCGTGCCTTTGACACCGGCCTTCCCACTGGCGGTAAGCACGTCGGTTAGCAGCACTGGGCGATTGAGTGGGAATGCCACCGGGTCCGCATCTTCAGCGGTGCAGACCATGCCAACGACGGCGGTTGCGACGGTACGGATTGGGCGGGTGCCCTCGTTAATCTCGAGGACGCGTACGCCGTGATGGTAATCGGTGGCCATGGGAAAGTGCCTGTGCAGTAGTTGAATGACACTGCACAGGCTGCCGCGCGCGTGCTAAATCCGCGAGGACAGAGGCTTGTAAGGCGAAGCCCCACAGAAGGATCTACTGATCGCGGTCGGTTGCATGAGCGCTTAGATCTGATCGATTAGCCAAGGCGGCGCGATCGGGCGGTGATCGATCAGCGGGAATTGCTCGCCTTGCGCCCAGTCGCGCAACTGCCGGCGGTAGCCTTGCAACTCGGCATATTGCTCAGGCGTGATCGAGGTAGGCCCGCCTTCCTCGACCTCGTCGCGATGGCGTGAAACCAGAGGGTCAGTAGCCGTCAATTGTCGATCACGCCAAACACGCTCAGCGGCGGCCAGCGCCTCAGCGGTAGGTGGCGGTCGATCGACAAGGATAGGGCAGCCGAATTCGTCAGCAGCGACGACCATCCCGGCAGATTGACCAGCCAGAATTTCGCGACGGCGCTCATCGGAAACCTCAACGCCATCATCTGGCATGTCGATGTTAATGGTGTCGTCGTAAAAGCCACGCTCAGATGCACTAAAAAAAATCATGATCAATAACCCCACGCTCGCCAAGTTATGAGTTGACTGGTCGACAGGTTAGGCCCTGTGTTTGCGTTTACACCAATGGTACTCAGGCTGCTGGAGTTCTTTCTCGCGCCGGCTGTTGCGAACTCACCACCACCGACTACGCCCGAGTTGGAAACCCCCGCTATCGCCCCGAGAACTGCGGTAGGAAACGCGATGGGCAAAGTGATGAATACCTCAATGTTGTCATTGACCGTTACGGTTCCCCATTGCTCGATCAGACCCGACGGATACCGCTGATAGCCGTTAGCTGAAAGAAAGGCGAGCCCAGATCCGCCAACGGCCAACCAGGATGAACCCGCCGCGATAAATTCCGTCGCGACACCGTTACCCAGCACCACGCTGGACGAACCCGCCGGATTACCATTAGGCCCAACAATGGCGCCGTTAATTGACCTCACGGTGCAGGTGCTTGATGATCCCGCCTGAATGTAAATTCGACTTCCACTGGGTAACAGCGTGGCATCAGGCAGCGTGAGAGTAACAGTCGCTCCGCTCGAATAGACGTACTTGCCGACATCGGACGCCGTCAAAACCGTGTTTGCCGCATAGGCGACGTACCCGGCCAAACTACCGGCCGCGCGCTGCACGAATTCAGTGGTTGCTAACGACTTACTACTATCGAACTGCGGCTGCGTTTCCCAATGCGCGCCCCGCAAAATCGGCGAATACTTCAGCGCACCGTCACCGCCTTCCAGCGCCCAACCGAGGCCGTTATTCAAGCGACGGAAAGCCGAGATTGTCGATTGAGGCTGAGTGAAAGGCCCCAGCGCACCGTTGATTGCGATCAGGGTTTGCGCGCCTTTAGCCATGAAGGTCGCCCCGTTCAAGCCCGCGAGAACCGTGATAACTGAACCTTGAGGAACCGTGCTCGCATCGGGAAGGATAATGGTAGAGCCCGATCCGCCTACTGACACCAAACGCCCAACATCGGCCGGCGTCAAATCTACGCTGCCCGGATATGTCACCAGATCCGCATAACTCCCAATCGCTCGCTGTACAAACTCAGTCGTAGCGAGCTTCTGACTGGCATCAAACCGCGGCGGGGTGTTGGCCGTCGGATTGATCAGCGCCGGCGCGTTGATCGGGGCAAAGCCTTGCGTGATGTTCTGAAACACCAGCGCCGTGGTGCCCAGGACAATCGCCCCGTCGGTGATCAGCTGCCAGCGCGTGTCGGCCAATGTTGCGCCCTGCTCGACTGATACCAACAGCGCCGAGGTTACCTCGGTATTCGAGTCTGCATCTGCCGCACGCGACCACCCTGCCGCCGCCGCGACCCAAATGCCATTGTCCTTGGCGACGTTCTGGTTTTTCACCAGCACCCGGTCACCGACAGCCAGTGCCACGCCGTCAATGGACTGAAGTCCGGACAGCGCAATGTTGGCCGTCGTCGCGACCCGCACCGACTGCTTGCTGTCGAGCTTGTACAGCTCTTCCAGAATCTTTGCGTCAACATATTCACGCGTCGCCAACACCACCGACGGGTCAATCTTGAGCTGAATGTTCCCGGTGCTGGCGACGATGAAGTTCATGCGCACGATTTGCGTGCGGCCTGAGCCTTGCGACAGCAGCGGCTTGAAGCTTGGCGCGCAGTTAGCTACCGCCACCAGATCACCGTCCGCGTCATAGAGGCCGATTTCGCGGATCCACTTACCGCCCTCGTCAGCTGGAATGATCTGTTCGGCGATGATCACCGCCGGGTTGACCGGATCAATCTTCAATTGGTTGAGCGGCTTGCGTCGCCACTCATTGAGCAGCTTGGTTTGAGTGGCCGACGGCACCGGATTGGGCGGATCGGCCAGCCCGTTCGGGTTGGCATCCCCCACGCCCATTTGCGTGATCAGCCAGGGAATGCCGAGCGCGTCGGCGTTCGCCTGCTTGGCCATTCCCACGTTCGTGAGGATCGCGAAAAACTGCGAGTTCGCATCAATCATAATAAACGTCCAGGGTGTCTATGGTGTGTTCGCGCCCGACCACGCCGAAGCTGCCAATGACTTCAATGTCACGCATGACGGGCGGGTAAACGTCGATTTCGTCGCCTTCGTAGAGGGACACGGCGATATTCAAATCGCCTTGCGATTCCAGGCTGATCGCCAGCCCGGTCAGGTGTCGACTGACGGGCTTGGCGTCGTCAATCAGGCGCTCAAGCTCCTGATACATTTCTTCGGTGATGCCGGTGTCGAGAACGCCGACCTTCAGCGCAAAAGTGCCCGGTACGCCTTCAGGCACGGTCTTGAACCACTCGACAATCTCGATCAAATACCCCAGTGGCTCGACTACGCGTCTCAGAGCTCCGATCGTTCCTTTTCGGGAGTGGATGAAGTAGGAGCCTTTGATGACCTGGCGCTTCGTGGCTTCTGACCACTCGCTATCCCAGCGGTCGACCGAAAATGCCCAAGCCAGATAGGGGAGCAGCAGGACCGGGCACCGATCGGGATTCAGCAAATCCCTGATCGGTACTGGCACCCGCTCGATCTGGGCGAGTGCCTCGGCCGCCAACTGCTCGAGCTGCTTTGCGTTCGGGGGTAGCAAATTGGTCATGTCAGTGCACCAACGGTCACGCTATATCCGGTGCAATACGCGGCCTCGGCTTCATTCGGGGTGATATCGACCCAGTCGTGCAAGACGACCTTGCGTACGCCCTCGACGTGCAGCGCGGCATGTATGGCTGACTCAGAGATTTCCACGCCGAGGCGTCGACGCTGGCTTATGAAGGTGACCAGGCGCGCTTGCGCCGCTTCGCGAATGGGTTCCGCTTCTGGACCTGTGGTGGCGAGATAGAGAACGGCGTCGACCTGGTAGGGCAGCACAGTTGCCGACTGCACCGTGAGCCGATCGGCGACCGGACGACGGTCATCGTCGCTCAGGTAATGGCTGACGATGGTCAGCAACGCCGGGTCTACGCTTCCATCGCCGGTCAAGCCCTGAACAGTGACGACTACCTCCGCCGGCGCTGGGCTCTCTGCCGTCGCATCAGCCACGCGGCCGTCTGCGCTGCGGGCGTGCAGAATGTAGCTGTTGCGTGGGCCAGCCGTGGAAAGGCCTTCCCATGCCATCTGCGCCCGTTCGCGCAGCGATTCGTCCGACTCCATCACAGCGACGATCGGCGGGATAGCGGCGCTGTTACCCGGAGTCACGACCAGCCGCTCGACGTTGACGTTGGCAGCGAGCTGCTCAAGGTCTTTGCCCTTGGCTTTGGCCAGCATGTTGGCTAGGGATGCTTCATTCACGCGTTGACGCAGCAGCATTTCGCGATAGGCGTTCTCCTGCAGGAGCTTGGTCAGAGGTTCCGACTCCACGGCCAATGTCGCGGCGACTTCGGCCTGCTGCTCTGCTGGCCAGAGGCTGACCGCGTAAGTCTTGCGCTCGGCGAGGATTTGCTCGTAATTAATCTGCTCGACGACGTCCGGATCCGGAAGCCTGGCCAAGTCGATGGGAGTGAAAGTTTTCATGCTGTTGCCCCCAGACTCAGCGGAACGCGCAGGCTCAATGGTTCATTGGTGTCCACCAGGCTGCCTTCGATATCGAGAATCGCCTGGCCAGCGATATCGCCGAGCGTGAGCTGGACACGGCTCAAGCGGATCCGCGGCTCCCAGCGCATTAGCGCGATGGTGGTCGCCGCATAAGCCTGCAGGCGGGTTGCGTTGTTGAGCGGCCAATCAATCAGGTCGGCAAGCTGGCTGCCGTATTCGCGTCGCATCACGCGCGTCCCGATGGGCGTGGTCAGGATGTCAGCGATCGACTGCACCAGGTGATCGTTCCCAACGATACTGTGGCCCGTCTTGCTGTTCATGCCGATCATGGAACTGGCCCCTGCGAGGTACCGTTACCTGCCTGAACCCCAGATGTGCGGTGATTCACCAGGCTGATCTTCTGGACGCCGGCGACGACGTCCTTGGTGACGGTCACTAGGCCATCAATTACGACATCACCGGTGACATGTACGCCACCCGGCGCGATGAGATTGGCTTTGCCGCCCCCAGGCAGCGTGGCGGTCAGCGTGTGGCTAGCGGTGTCATAGTCGACAACCGCCCCGTCGCGATATTTGCGCCGGCGTCGAGTCGGCACGTTGTCCGGAGCCGGGAAGCGATCGCTGTACAGACCGAAAATGACAAAGCCGTGAGCCGGGTTGCCTGATGGCGAAAGCACCAGGCACTGCTCGTCCACGCTGGGCGGATCCCAGTCGCTGTCCTCACCGGCGCGCAGAGCGAAGAAGGGCAGCCAGTCGGTCAGCAGGCCGCCGGTTTTCACACGGCAACGCGGTTTGGCCGGATCGAGCTCGGCGATAGTGCCAGCACGAATCAGGTTTTCGAGGCGTCGGGTCAGTTCAGTAAGAGAGTCCATGCCGCCGATGTTGCCGGTCGCGCGTGCGAGGTGCATCGACGGGGGGCTGTAGGACGAGTTTGTACAGAAGGGAGTTAGCCCGCGAGGTGATCGATCAGCAGGTTTCGGATGTTTTCCAACTCGCCGCCGGTGAATCCCAGCAACTGGCGTTTTTCGTATTGCACGTCCGCTTGGCCGCGTTCTGGTCGGTCCTTTAGACCGTACTGGTGGACCCGGGCGATGCGACTCACCCGCCCAACGAATCCCACCGACATACCGTTTGCTGTGCTTTCGGTGCGTAAATAGCGGGCCGTCTTCAATTTGCCAAACATCTTGGCCTTGATCCGGCCCTTCTTTCCCCGCAGGTCTTTCGGTTTGCGTGGCGCGAATGCCGAGCCGTCCGGATTCCGCTGTGTCGTGATACGTTTCGACTGGCTACGGCGCAGATCGCGGGCGACAGCGCCGAGCAGTTTGCGACGCTCGCCCTCGTCGAGCTTGGCGAGCAATGCAGCGACCCAAGTTTCCAAGACCTGCAGGTCGTTGCTCATGGCGCCTCCCACCGTGTAATGAACTCGCCTTCGGCGGTCCATAACTCAAGCCCCGGCATGGTGAACGGATCGTCGTCGACCACAGGCTCTGGCGGATGGCTTACGACCAGGTTGCCGTCGTCTTGGCGCTTGACGATTACCCGCTCGGTAAGCGGCAACTTAATCGACAGGTCGACCTTGCTGTTGTCCAGAACATCAGCTTCGAAGGCGACGGCTGTTTTGCTGAGCTCTACGTTTTCCATCAGCTCGCGCTGATTCACCAGGATCCATGCGAACAGCGGAATGGCGATCGCATCGGGGTGGCCAGCGTAGTCCGTGAAAATCAGATTCAGCGTGTAGCTGTATTCGAATGACAGGCCAAAGGCGGCGGTACTGCGCATAGTGCCGTTGTCGATGTACACCATCAGGCGGTCGGGGTTTTTCTTTAATTCCGGTACCGAGGCGAGCAGGTGCGCACGTAGCGATTCTGGTTTGTTCACTGTTCGCCAGCCTTCGCCTGCTGATGCTGGTAAAGCATATCGACCTGCGCAGCGCATTGGGCCCAATCGCTTTCTGTGGCCTCCTGATCGTTGAGCAGGGCGCCGTTCTTGTCAGGGTTGGTCGCCGACAGGGTGCAGGGCACCACGGCCGGACAACCAGTCGCGATAAGCAGCGGCTCCGGTGATGGCGGGGCGCTGACGCATCCGGCGAGCAGCGTCAGGCAGAGGCTGGTCAGCCCATAGGCGAAGTTCGGCATTCTCACGTTTCAAGTCCTCGATCGTTCGTTGACGGGCGGCGAGCCCTTGTCGCAGTTGGTCTTGCACGCCGCGCAACTTGGCTTGAGCGGCCCGCTCTTCCTGCAGGGAGGTTTGGAGTTGAGCGGCCGTTTCCTCGCTGCGCGTCGCTCGATCGCGCGCGGCTGAGGCCGCTTGATCGGCCTGCTCAGCCCTTGTATCGGCGACCTCGATCCGCTGAGATTGGCCCCAGATCAGAAGCGCGATCGAGGCGAGCAAGGCGAACCCGTACAGCGCCTGGCGCAACGTGCTCATGCGCGGTACCAGCCTGCGGCGTTCATCTCTTCCACCGTGAGCCGGTGCAGATCGCCCCGAAACACAACGGCCTTCACCCCTGGCGCCGCGACAGCGATGGCCTCGGCTAGCGCTTTGCACAGGTCTACCGGTGTTTCATCCGGCACCACATAGATATCGCCATCGGCGGGGCTGAATTTTTGGATTTGCTCCTGATCAATCATGACGCCTCCGGAATAGGACAGCCTTCGGCGTGACGCTGATAGGCACGCTCCAGCTTGATGTCGTACAGATTGCGGGCGAAGTTGGGGCCGTTATAGGCCTTCGCGAACGCTGCCCATTTTTTACCCTTCAGCGATCTGAGTAGCCCGGGATCCGCTTCGATAAAGCGCACGAACGCTTCGAATTGCTCGTTTTCGTCACGAGCCATTCGATCGGCAAAGTCCGTAACGCTCGCATAGCCGAGGCGCTCAGCGTGATATCCCATCACCTGAAAGCCGCCCCAGCTGGCTGATTCCAACGCGCAACGGTCATCGATCAAACGAGCGTTGGCCAGGCGCTGGTGCTCGGCCGTGCCGCCGGCGTAGCCACCGGACTCTGGGTTGACCAGATTGGGCTGTTCAGCAGCCAATTGATCGGCGTGGGCTTTCAACTCGGCTGGGTCATCACCAGGCAGGCGCGGCGTGCCAAGCTGGCGATACATGATGTGCCGTTCGAAAAGAATCTTCGGCTTGCCATTGTCCAGGAAGCCGCTGCCCTGGCTCTCGACTTCGTTGACAGCCATGATCACGGCGAGCTCAACGCCCAGGCGTGCGGCGGCGCTCAGCAACAGGTTGTGCTGCAGCAGGTTCGAGCAATCCGCACCGGCCAATGCCTGAGCGGTTTTCGAGCCCGCGATTCCGTCAATTACCAAGCCAACTTTTCGTTGGTAATCACGCACCGCCGACTCGGTGGCATCACCGAAGTCGCCGTCCGGATTCAGACGAGCGCCGTGTAAGTTGAGGCGCTGCTGCAGTGTGCGGACCGCTTGCCCGCGATCGCCGTGTCGCAAAGTACTCATAGCTGATCCACCTTGCGGTTAAAAAACTGCTTGGCGAGTGCGCGAGTTCCCTCAACGCCGAGCAACCCGATCACACCGCCGAAGAACGGGCCAGTTGTCGCGGGGATGCCCAGCAGAAAGAGCCCGTGGCTTGCCGAAAGCGCGAGCGTTCCGCAAAGCGGCGCTTCAAGCAAAACTCGGCGCCATGTACCGCCGCCATAGATGATCCGCAGCGCAGCGATCACGCAGGCGAGTCCACCTGAGTAAATGGCTGGCCAGTTCAGTTCGAGCCAGGCAGCGAACCAGGCCCATGTATCCGGTTTGTCAGGCATGCGCGTGATTCCGCTGTCCAAGGTTGAAGGTGGTGGTGTGTCTGTTTGGGTGGTTCGGTGGCTCAATCCCATAGGTTCACCATTTGCAGATCCGGGGCTTGTGGCGCGACATCCGGTAGCGACACGACGGTGCCGTGAGGAATGATCGTGCCGAGATCCGAAAGTCCAGGGTTTGCCTCAAGCACCGCCTCCGTGATGCCGGCGGTTCGGCCGTAGACTCGCCAGCAAATGGCGTCGACGGTGT
This genomic window from Pseudomonas kribbensis contains:
- a CDS encoding tail protein X produces the protein MAASVYAAQGDTVDAICWRVYGRTAGITEAVLEANPGLSDLGTIIPHGTVVSLPDVAPQAPDLQMVNLWD
- a CDS encoding phage tail protein, with product MNKPESLRAHLLASVPELKKNPDRLMVYIDNGTMRSTAAFGLSFEYSYTLNLIFTDYAGHPDAIAIPLFAWILVNQRELMENVELSKTAVAFEADVLDNSKVDLSIKLPLTERVIVKRQDDGNLVVSHPPEPVVDDDPFTMPGLELWTAEGEFITRWEAP
- a CDS encoding phage holin, lambda family — translated: MPDKPDTWAWFAAWLELNWPAIYSGGLACVIAALRIIYGGGTWRRVLLEAPLCGTLALSASHGLFLLGIPATTGPFFGGVIGLLGVEGTRALAKQFFNRKVDQL
- the lysB gene encoding Rz-like lysis system protein LysB (The gene for this Rz-like phage lysis system protein may overlap extensively with the gene for the other spanin subunit, the Rz1-like protein in the outer membrane.) encodes the protein MSTLRQALYGFALLASIALLIWGQSQRIEVADTRAEQADQAASAARDRATRSEETAAQLQTSLQEERAAQAKLRGVQDQLRQGLAARQRTIEDLKRENAELRLWADQPLPDAARRMRQRPAITGAAAYRDWLSGRGALHPVGDQP
- a CDS encoding N-acetylmuramidase domain-containing protein, producing MSTLRHGDRGQAVRTLQQRLNLHGARLNPDGDFGDATESAVRDYQRKVGLVIDGIAGSKTAQALAGADCSNLLQHNLLLSAAARLGVELAVIMAVNEVESQGSGFLDNGKPKILFERHIMYRQLGTPRLPGDDPAELKAHADQLAAEQPNLVNPESGGYAGGTAEHQRLANARLIDDRCALESASWGGFQVMGYHAERLGYASVTDFADRMARDENEQFEAFVRFIEADPGLLRSLKGKKWAAFAKAYNGPNFARNLYDIKLERAYQRHAEGCPIPEAS
- the lysC gene encoding Rz1-like lysis system protein LysC (LysC is an Rz1-like component of a phage lytic system, substantially overlapping although not fully embedded in the gene for the Rz-like LysB component.), giving the protein MTLLAGCVSAPPSPEPLLIATGCPAVVPCTLSATNPDKNGALLNDQEATESDWAQCAAQVDMLYQHQQAKAGEQ